One genomic segment of Pseudomonas chlororaphis subsp. aurantiaca includes these proteins:
- a CDS encoding YbdD/YjiX family protein codes for MFNDLSRLGKYLGQAARLMVGMPDYDNYVEHMQTKHPDKPVMSYEAFFRERQEARYGGKAGPKCC; via the coding sequence GTGTTCAATGACCTGAGTCGCCTCGGTAAATACCTCGGTCAGGCCGCGCGCCTGATGGTCGGCATGCCCGACTACGACAACTACGTCGAGCATATGCAGACCAAGCACCCGGACAAACCGGTGATGTCGTACGAGGCGTTCTTCCGGGAGCGCCAGGAAGCGCGGTACGGCGGCAAAGCCGGGCCGAAATGCTGTTGA
- a CDS encoding carbon starvation CstA family protein: MKNNNSPLRHLPWLVLAIVGACALGVVALRRGEAINALWIVVAAVAIYLVAYRYYSLFIANNVMQLDARRATPAVLNNDGLDYVPTNKHILFGHHFAAIAGAGPLVGPVLAAQMGYLPGTLWLIAGVVLAGAVQDFMVLFMSTRRNGRSLGDMVREEMGRIPGTIALFGCFLIMIIILAVLALIVVKALAESPWGIFTVMATIPIAMFMGVYMRYIRPGRIGEISVIGVLLLLGSIWLGGQIAADPVWSKAFTFTGVQITWMLIGYGFVAAVLPVWLILAPRDYLSTFLKIGTIIALAIGILITMPELKMPALTQFTDGTGPVWKGGLFPFLFITIACGAVSGFHALISSGTTPKLLDNETNARYIGYGGMLMESFVAIMAMVAASVIEPGVYFAMNSPAAIVGGDVVTVAQTVSSWGFAITPDALQAVAKDIGETTILARAGGAPTLAVGIAQILHTVLPGENTMAFWYHFAILFEALFILTAVDAGTRAGRFMLQDLLGSFVPALKRTESWTANLIATAGCVALWGYLLYQGVIDPLGGINTLWPLFGISNQMLAGIALMLGTVVLIKMKRQRYIWVTLLPAAWLLICTTTAGLIKLFDANPAVGFLALAKKYSDALANGQILAPAKDITQMQHVIFNAYTNATLTVLFLLVVFSILFYALKVGISAWGKKERTDKESPFHALPDA; encoded by the coding sequence ATGAAAAATAATAATAGCCCGCTACGCCACTTACCCTGGCTGGTGCTGGCAATCGTAGGAGCGTGCGCCCTCGGCGTAGTGGCATTGCGCCGCGGCGAGGCGATCAACGCCTTGTGGATCGTGGTTGCTGCCGTGGCCATCTATCTGGTCGCATACCGTTACTACAGCCTGTTCATCGCTAACAACGTGATGCAGCTCGATGCGCGCCGGGCCACCCCCGCCGTGCTCAACAACGACGGTCTGGACTATGTTCCGACCAACAAGCACATTCTCTTCGGTCACCACTTCGCGGCCATCGCCGGCGCGGGCCCGCTGGTGGGGCCGGTACTGGCGGCGCAGATGGGCTATCTGCCCGGCACGCTCTGGCTGATTGCCGGGGTGGTGCTGGCGGGCGCGGTGCAGGACTTCATGGTCCTGTTCATGTCCACCCGGCGCAACGGCCGCTCCCTGGGCGACATGGTCCGTGAGGAAATGGGCCGGATCCCGGGGACCATCGCGCTGTTCGGCTGCTTCCTGATCATGATCATCATCCTCGCGGTGCTGGCGCTGATCGTGGTCAAGGCCCTGGCCGAAAGCCCGTGGGGCATCTTCACCGTGATGGCGACCATCCCGATCGCGATGTTCATGGGCGTCTACATGCGCTACATCCGCCCGGGCCGCATCGGTGAAATCTCCGTCATCGGCGTGCTCCTGCTGCTGGGCTCGATCTGGCTGGGGGGCCAGATCGCCGCGGACCCTGTGTGGTCCAAGGCCTTCACCTTCACCGGCGTACAGATCACCTGGATGCTGATCGGCTACGGTTTCGTCGCCGCGGTACTGCCGGTATGGCTGATCCTGGCGCCGCGCGACTACCTGTCGACCTTCCTCAAGATCGGTACCATCATCGCCCTGGCGATCGGCATCCTGATCACCATGCCCGAGCTGAAAATGCCGGCGCTGACCCAGTTCACCGACGGCACCGGCCCGGTCTGGAAAGGCGGCCTGTTCCCGTTCCTGTTCATCACCATCGCCTGTGGCGCGGTGTCGGGCTTCCACGCGCTGATCTCTTCCGGGACCACGCCGAAGCTGCTGGATAACGAAACCAACGCCCGTTACATCGGTTACGGCGGCATGCTGATGGAGTCCTTCGTGGCCATCATGGCGATGGTCGCCGCTTCGGTGATCGAGCCTGGCGTGTACTTCGCCATGAACAGCCCGGCGGCCATCGTCGGCGGTGACGTGGTAACCGTGGCGCAGACGGTCAGTAGCTGGGGCTTCGCCATTACTCCGGACGCCCTGCAAGCAGTGGCCAAGGACATCGGTGAAACCACCATCCTGGCCCGTGCCGGCGGTGCACCGACCCTGGCGGTCGGTATCGCGCAGATCCTGCACACGGTGCTGCCGGGCGAGAACACCATGGCGTTCTGGTACCACTTCGCGATCCTGTTCGAAGCGCTGTTCATCCTGACCGCGGTGGATGCCGGTACCCGTGCCGGTCGTTTCATGCTGCAGGACCTGCTGGGTTCCTTCGTGCCAGCCCTGAAACGCACCGAGTCCTGGACCGCCAACCTGATCGCTACCGCCGGCTGCGTGGCCCTCTGGGGTTACCTGCTGTACCAGGGCGTGATCGATCCGCTGGGTGGCATCAACACCCTGTGGCCGCTGTTCGGCATCTCCAACCAGATGCTGGCGGGTATCGCGCTGATGCTCGGCACCGTGGTGCTGATCAAGATGAAGCGTCAACGCTACATCTGGGTGACCTTGCTGCCAGCTGCCTGGTTGCTGATCTGCACCACCACCGCGGGCCTCATCAAGTTGTTCGACGCCAACCCGGCAGTCGGTTTCCTGGCCCTGGCCAAGAAGTACAGCGATGCCCTGGCCAATGGTCAGATCCTCGCACCGGCCAAGGACATCACGCAGATGCAGCACGTGATCTTCAACGCCTACACCAACGCCACGCTGACGGTGCTGTTCCTGCTGGTGGTATTCAGCATCCTGTTCTACGCCCTCAAGGTGGGTATCTCCGCCTGGGGTAAAAAAGAGCGCACGGATAAAGAATCGCCATTCCATGCACTGCCGGATGCGTAA
- a CDS encoding methyltransferase family protein, producing MLAPPDGPPLSPPLLYLLFLIAALLLADGVPLPVPVNGWLRTLALLLIIGGQSLSFWAMWRLRQRHTTTSNRGEPRRLLCDGPFAISRNPINLGDTLGYCAIALLLGSLWPWLLLPLLIYLMNLTVIRPDENHLLELFGDRYRDYCRRVRRWL from the coding sequence ATGCTCGCGCCGCCCGATGGACCGCCGCTGTCACCGCCGCTGCTGTATCTGCTGTTCCTGATAGCAGCGCTGTTGCTTGCCGACGGTGTGCCCTTGCCGGTCCCGGTCAACGGCTGGCTGCGCACCCTGGCCCTGCTGCTGATCATCGGCGGCCAGAGCCTGTCGTTCTGGGCGATGTGGCGTCTCAGGCAACGGCATACCACCACCAGCAATCGCGGCGAACCCCGGCGCCTGCTGTGCGACGGCCCGTTCGCGATCTCGCGCAACCCCATCAATCTCGGCGACACCCTGGGTTACTGCGCCATTGCCCTGCTGCTCGGCAGCCTGTGGCCGTGGCTGCTGTTGCCACTGCTGATTTACCTGATGAACCTGACGGTGATCCGGCCGGACGAGAACCATCTGCTGGAGTTGTTCGGCGACCGCTACCGTGACTATTGCCGCAGGGTACGCCGCTGGCTGTAG
- a CDS encoding FadR/GntR family transcriptional regulator: MITSSTVVNSVVEKLRAALARGQWRSGDMLPGQRELAEQLGISRPSLREAVTVLETLGLVRSMPGKGVVVLEASLNEQPTTDSGVAGASLEDVLQLRYTLEPFIVGLVAQSISSKEVGQLRLTLMDMREALEANDSEAGMNAYIAFHEELFTLTSNPIFQNVVQQTSNALKQSAEILRNSPEHLAERLEENEAVVRAIRNKNSALASAEMRRHIIKEGQRMGIELNIPDDHLGN, translated from the coding sequence GTGATCACCTCGTCAACGGTTGTAAATTCAGTGGTAGAAAAGCTGCGGGCGGCCTTGGCCCGTGGCCAATGGCGCTCCGGCGACATGCTGCCGGGGCAACGTGAATTGGCCGAGCAGCTGGGCATCAGTCGCCCGAGCCTGCGCGAGGCGGTGACTGTTCTGGAAACCCTGGGCCTGGTGCGTTCCATGCCCGGCAAAGGCGTGGTGGTGCTGGAAGCCAGCCTCAACGAACAACCGACAACGGACAGCGGCGTGGCGGGCGCCAGCCTCGAGGACGTGCTGCAACTGCGCTACACCCTCGAGCCGTTCATCGTCGGCCTGGTGGCGCAGTCCATCAGCAGCAAGGAAGTGGGCCAGCTGCGCCTGACCCTGATGGACATGCGCGAGGCCCTGGAGGCCAACGACAGTGAAGCCGGGATGAACGCCTACATCGCCTTCCATGAAGAGCTGTTCACCCTGACCTCCAACCCGATCTTCCAGAACGTGGTGCAGCAGACCAGCAACGCCCTCAAGCAGAGCGCGGAGATCCTGCGCAACTCGCCGGAGCACCTGGCCGAACGCCTGGAAGAAAACGAAGCGGTGGTCCGGGCGATCCGCAACAAGAACAGCGCGCTGGCCAGTGCCGAAATGCGTCGGCACATCATCAAGGAAGGCCAACGCATGGGCATCGAGCTGAACATCCCGGACGACCATCTGGGCAACTAA
- a CDS encoding C4-dicarboxylate transporter DctA, whose protein sequence is MLRWCSRSIFLQVVLGLMLGIVCGLTLPEYSSQLKPLGDAFIKLIKMLIGLIVFCVVVSGISGAGDLKKVGRIGIKSVIYFEVLTTIALVIGLVFAFTTGIGSGANIHLEQLSAADMGDIAQRSQHMHGTSEFLMGLIPNSVLGAFAENNILQVLLFSVLFGSALNLVGEAASGISRLINELSHIIFRIMGMIVRLAPIGVFGAIAFTTSKYGLDSLQHLGSLVGLFYLTCFAFVAIILGVVMRCSGLRMLPFLKYLREELLIVLGTASSDAVLPQIMRKLEHLGIGSSTVGLVIPTGYSFNLDGFSIYLTLAIVFIANATGTPLSMSDLLTILLVSLITSKGAHGIPGSALVILAATLTAIPAIPVVGLVLVLAVDWFMGIGRALTNLIGNCVATVAIARWERDIDIQRANKVLSGQQGYGFQPRKPLPGAQQQEF, encoded by the coding sequence ATGCTCAGATGGTGCTCGCGTTCGATTTTCCTCCAGGTAGTCCTCGGACTGATGCTCGGCATCGTGTGCGGACTGACACTCCCCGAATACTCCTCGCAACTCAAGCCACTGGGCGATGCCTTTATCAAGCTGATCAAGATGCTGATCGGCCTGATCGTCTTCTGTGTGGTGGTCAGTGGCATCTCCGGCGCCGGCGACCTGAAAAAGGTCGGACGCATCGGGATCAAATCTGTCATCTACTTCGAAGTCCTGACCACCATCGCTCTGGTGATCGGCCTGGTCTTCGCCTTCACCACCGGTATTGGTAGCGGCGCCAATATCCACCTGGAGCAACTGTCCGCCGCCGACATGGGCGACATCGCCCAGCGCAGCCAGCACATGCATGGCACCTCCGAGTTCCTGATGGGCCTGATCCCCAACTCGGTACTGGGCGCCTTCGCCGAAAACAACATCCTGCAGGTGCTGCTGTTCTCCGTGCTGTTCGGCAGCGCGCTGAACCTGGTGGGCGAAGCCGCTTCCGGCATCTCGCGGCTGATCAACGAACTCAGCCACATCATCTTCCGCATCATGGGCATGATCGTGCGCCTGGCGCCGATCGGCGTGTTCGGCGCCATCGCCTTCACCACCAGCAAGTACGGCCTGGACTCGCTACAGCACCTGGGCAGCCTGGTGGGCCTGTTCTACCTGACCTGCTTCGCCTTCGTCGCCATCATTCTCGGGGTGGTCATGCGCTGTTCCGGCCTGCGCATGCTGCCCTTCCTCAAATACCTGCGCGAAGAGCTGCTGATCGTCCTTGGTACCGCCTCCTCCGACGCCGTACTGCCACAGATCATGCGCAAACTGGAGCACCTGGGCATCGGTAGCTCCACGGTCGGCCTGGTCATCCCGACGGGCTACTCGTTCAACCTCGACGGTTTCTCGATCTACCTGACCCTGGCCATCGTCTTCATCGCCAATGCCACCGGTACGCCGTTGTCGATGTCCGATTTGCTGACCATTCTGCTGGTGTCGCTGATCACCTCCAAAGGCGCCCACGGGATTCCCGGTTCAGCGCTGGTGATCCTGGCCGCCACCCTGACGGCGATCCCGGCCATCCCGGTGGTGGGCCTGGTGCTGGTGCTGGCGGTGGACTGGTTCATGGGCATCGGCCGGGCGCTGACCAACCTGATCGGCAACTGCGTCGCCACCGTGGCCATTGCCCGCTGGGAAAGAGACATCGATATCCAACGCGCCAACAAAGTCCTGAGCGGCCAGCAGGGCTATGGTTTCCAACCGCGAAAACCGCTGCCCGGCGCACAGCAGCAGGAGTTCTGA
- a CDS encoding ankyrin repeat domain-containing protein, producing MRLFISLLLAACSLGAYAQQPVPTDPAAVKAQLQSYYFDAARRGDVEMLNTFIEAGYSLDTQDEKGYTALILAAYHGQGPAVERLLAAGADACAQDKRGNTALMGAIFKGEVKIARRLLATDCNPDQRNGAGQTAAMYAGLFKRVELLDALATKGADLNAEDPLGNSATRLADGEIHTAAPR from the coding sequence ATGCGCTTGTTCATTTCGCTGCTGCTGGCCGCCTGCTCGCTGGGCGCTTATGCGCAGCAACCGGTGCCCACGGACCCGGCGGCGGTCAAGGCCCAGTTACAGAGTTACTACTTCGATGCGGCCCGTCGCGGCGACGTCGAGATGCTCAATACCTTTATCGAGGCCGGTTATTCCCTCGATACCCAGGACGAGAAGGGCTACACCGCCCTGATCCTTGCGGCGTATCACGGCCAGGGGCCGGCGGTGGAGCGTTTGCTGGCCGCCGGTGCCGATGCCTGCGCCCAGGATAAAAGAGGCAACACGGCGCTGATGGGCGCCATTTTCAAGGGCGAAGTGAAGATCGCCCGACGCCTGCTGGCCACCGACTGCAACCCCGACCAGCGCAACGGCGCCGGCCAGACCGCGGCCATGTATGCCGGGCTGTTCAAGCGGGTGGAGCTGCTCGACGCCCTGGCGACCAAGGGCGCCGACCTGAATGCCGAAGATCCGCTGGGTAACAGCGCCACGCGTCTGGCCGACGGTGAAATCCACACGGCCGCGCCGCGCTGA
- the katB gene encoding catalase KatB — protein MTMIIGLGTFSQRRVLGVLAASMLSLSVQAATLTRDNGAAVGDNQNSQTAGATGPVLLQDVQLIQKLQRFDRERIPERVVHARGTGAHGSFTVTDSLSDLTKAKVFAAGQVTPVFVRFSAVVHGNHSPETLRDPRGFATKFYTADGNWDLVGNNFPTFFIRDAIKFPDMVHAFKPDPRTNLDDDSRRFDFFSHVPEATRTLTELYSNSGTPASYREMDGNGVHAYKLINAKGEVHYVKFHWKSLQGINNLDPKQVVEVQGRDYSHMTNDLVTHINKGDFPKWDLYVQVLKPEDLAKFDFDPLDATKIWPGVPERKVGQMVLNRNPANVFQETEQVAMAPANLVPGIEPSEDRLLQGRVFSYADTQLYRLGANVLQLPINAPKVAVNNGNQDGAMNSGSTSTGVNYQPSRLMPREEPQSARYSQLALSGNTQQAKIQREQNFKQAGDLYRSLSQKERQDLIENFGGSLATTDDESRHIMLSFLYKADPEYGTGVTKVAKGDLARVKALAAKLSD, from the coding sequence ATGACCATGATCATTGGCCTTGGGACTTTTTCCCAACGACGCGTATTGGGCGTACTCGCCGCCAGTATGCTTTCTCTTTCCGTACAGGCCGCTACTCTGACCCGCGATAACGGGGCTGCGGTGGGCGATAACCAGAACTCGCAGACCGCGGGCGCTACCGGACCGGTATTGCTGCAGGATGTGCAGTTGATCCAGAAGCTCCAGCGTTTCGATCGCGAGCGCATTCCAGAGCGGGTGGTGCATGCCCGTGGCACCGGTGCCCATGGTTCCTTCACCGTGACCGACAGCCTGAGCGACCTGACCAAGGCCAAGGTATTCGCCGCCGGCCAGGTCACGCCGGTATTCGTGCGTTTTTCCGCGGTAGTGCACGGCAATCATTCGCCGGAAACCCTGCGTGACCCGCGCGGTTTTGCCACCAAGTTCTATACCGCCGACGGTAACTGGGATTTGGTCGGTAATAACTTCCCGACTTTCTTTATTCGCGATGCGATCAAATTCCCGGACATGGTTCATGCATTCAAACCTGATCCACGGACCAACCTGGATGACGATTCCCGGCGCTTCGATTTCTTCTCCCATGTTCCGGAAGCCACCCGGACCCTGACCGAGCTGTATTCCAATTCCGGTACTCCGGCCAGTTACCGGGAAATGGACGGTAATGGCGTGCACGCCTACAAGTTGATCAATGCCAAGGGCGAAGTGCATTACGTGAAGTTTCACTGGAAGAGTTTGCAGGGCATCAACAACCTCGATCCCAAACAAGTGGTCGAGGTGCAGGGGCGTGATTACAGCCATATGACCAATGACCTGGTTACGCATATCAACAAGGGCGATTTCCCGAAATGGGACCTGTATGTCCAGGTCCTGAAGCCGGAAGACCTGGCCAAGTTCGATTTCGACCCACTGGATGCCACCAAGATCTGGCCGGGAGTGCCTGAGCGCAAGGTCGGGCAGATGGTGCTCAACCGCAACCCGGCCAACGTGTTCCAGGAAACCGAGCAGGTAGCCATGGCCCCGGCCAACCTGGTGCCGGGCATCGAGCCGTCGGAAGACCGCCTGCTGCAAGGCCGGGTGTTCTCCTATGCCGATACCCAGCTGTACCGCCTGGGCGCCAACGTCCTGCAACTGCCGATCAACGCGCCGAAAGTCGCGGTGAACAACGGTAACCAGGACGGCGCGATGAACAGCGGCAGCACCAGCACCGGGGTGAACTACCAGCCGAGCCGCCTGATGCCGCGTGAAGAACCGCAAAGCGCGCGTTACAGCCAGCTGGCGCTGAGTGGCAACACCCAGCAGGCGAAGATCCAGCGCGAGCAGAACTTCAAGCAGGCCGGCGATCTGTATCGCTCGCTGAGCCAGAAGGAGCGCCAGGACCTGATCGAGAACTTCGGCGGCTCCCTGGCGACCACCGATGACGAGAGCAGGCACATCATGCTGTCGTTCCTCTACAAGGCTGACCCTGAGTACGGCACTGGCGTGACCAAGGTCGCCAAGGGCGACCTGGCCCGGGTCAAGGCCCTGGCCGCCAAGCTGTCGGATTGA
- a CDS encoding GntR family transcriptional regulator, with product MASYALNKLAFPLPGALPRRRTGEKKLLVDDVYPQIFDAILEQRIAPASRFTEDSLGEVFGVSRSIIRQVLARLSHQQVIILRPNHRPQVAAPDHEQTRQILHARRLTEITLVRLACQQPAPRNLKRLRELIASERDCIDRGLRGPAIRLSGEFHLQLAEVAGNAPLAHFLGSLVPLTSLAIAHHETRACSHCAWQEHAAIVDAIEDGDVKAAVALMTGHLDHLEERLLKASAGSQ from the coding sequence ATGGCCAGCTACGCCTTGAACAAACTTGCATTCCCCCTCCCCGGAGCCCTGCCACGGCGCCGCACCGGCGAGAAAAAACTGCTGGTCGACGACGTCTATCCGCAGATTTTCGATGCCATTCTCGAACAACGCATCGCCCCCGCCAGCCGTTTCACCGAGGACAGCCTCGGCGAAGTGTTCGGGGTCAGCCGCAGCATCATTCGCCAGGTCCTGGCGCGTTTGTCCCACCAGCAGGTGATCATCCTGCGGCCCAACCACAGGCCCCAGGTGGCGGCACCGGACCACGAACAGACGCGGCAGATCCTGCATGCCCGACGCCTGACGGAAATCACCCTGGTCAGGCTCGCCTGCCAGCAACCGGCGCCGCGCAACCTCAAGCGCCTGCGGGAGCTGATCGCCTCTGAGCGCGACTGCATCGACCGCGGCTTGCGTGGCCCGGCGATCCGCCTGTCCGGCGAGTTCCACCTGCAATTGGCCGAGGTGGCCGGCAACGCGCCGCTGGCGCACTTCCTCGGCAGCCTGGTGCCGCTGACGTCACTGGCGATTGCCCATCATGAAACCCGCGCCTGCAGCCATTGCGCCTGGCAGGAACATGCGGCGATTGTCGACGCCATCGAGGACGGTGACGTCAAGGCCGCGGTCGCATTGATGACCGGGCACCTGGATCACCTGGAGGAAAGGTTGCTCAAGGCCAGCGCGGGTTCGCAGTAA
- the radA gene encoding DNA repair protein RadA: MAKAKRMYGCTECGATFPKWAGQCGECGAWNTLTETMVESGGAAAPSGRTGWAGQQAQIKTLAEVSVEEIPRFSTASGELDRVLGGGLVDGSVVLIGGDPGIGKSTILLQTLCNIATRMPALYVTGEESQQQVAMRARRLGLPQDQLRVMTETCIETIIATARQEKPKVMVIDSIQTIFTEQLQSAPGGVSQVRESAALLVRYAKQSGTAIFLVGHVTKEGALAGPRVLEHMVDTVLYFEGESDGRLRLLRAVKNRFGAVNELGVFGMTDRGLKEVSNPSAIFLTRAQEEVPGSVVMATWEGTRPMLVEVQALVDDSHLANPRRVTLGLDQNRLAMLLAVLHRHGGIPTHDQDVFLNVVGGVKVLETASDLALMAAVMSSLRNRPLPHDLLVFGEVGLSGEVRPVPSGQERLKEAAKHGFKRAIVPKGNAPKEPPQGLRIIAVTRLEQALDALFE, encoded by the coding sequence ATGGCCAAGGCCAAGCGCATGTACGGCTGCACCGAGTGCGGCGCAACCTTTCCCAAATGGGCCGGCCAGTGCGGCGAATGCGGAGCCTGGAACACCCTGACCGAAACCATGGTGGAAAGCGGTGGCGCCGCGGCCCCCAGCGGTCGCACCGGCTGGGCCGGGCAGCAGGCGCAGATCAAGACCCTGGCCGAGGTCAGCGTCGAAGAGATCCCGCGTTTTTCCACGGCTTCCGGCGAGCTGGACCGGGTGCTCGGCGGCGGCCTGGTCGACGGTTCGGTGGTGCTGATCGGCGGCGACCCGGGGATCGGCAAGTCGACCATTCTGCTGCAGACCTTGTGCAACATCGCCACCCGCATGCCGGCGCTCTACGTCACAGGCGAAGAATCGCAGCAACAGGTGGCGATGCGTGCCCGGCGCCTGGGCCTGCCCCAGGACCAACTGCGGGTGATGACCGAAACCTGTATCGAAACCATCATCGCGACGGCCCGGCAGGAGAAGCCCAAGGTCATGGTGATCGACTCGATCCAGACCATCTTCACCGAGCAGCTGCAATCGGCCCCCGGCGGTGTTTCCCAGGTGCGCGAAAGCGCGGCGCTGCTGGTGCGCTACGCCAAGCAGAGCGGCACGGCGATCTTCCTGGTGGGCCACGTGACCAAAGAGGGCGCGCTGGCCGGGCCGCGGGTCCTCGAGCACATGGTCGACACCGTGCTGTATTTCGAAGGTGAATCCGACGGCCGCCTGCGCTTGCTGCGGGCGGTGAAGAACCGCTTCGGCGCGGTCAACGAGCTGGGCGTGTTCGGCATGACCGACCGCGGCCTGAAAGAGGTTTCCAACCCGTCGGCGATCTTTCTCACCCGTGCCCAGGAGGAAGTCCCGGGCAGCGTGGTCATGGCCACCTGGGAAGGCACCCGGCCGATGCTGGTGGAAGTCCAGGCGCTGGTGGATGACAGCCACCTGGCCAACCCGCGGCGGGTCACCCTGGGCCTGGACCAGAACCGCCTGGCAATGCTGCTGGCGGTGTTGCATCGCCACGGTGGCATTCCGACCCACGATCAGGACGTGTTCCTCAACGTGGTCGGCGGGGTCAAGGTGCTGGAAACCGCGTCCGACCTGGCGCTGATGGCGGCGGTGATGTCCAGCCTGCGCAACCGGCCCTTGCCCCACGATCTGCTGGTGTTCGGCGAAGTCGGCCTGTCCGGCGAAGTACGCCCGGTGCCGAGCGGCCAGGAGCGCCTCAAGGAGGCGGCCAAGCACGGCTTCAAACGGGCCATCGTGCCCAAGGGCAATGCCCCGAAAGAGCCGCCACAGGGCTTGCGGATCATTGCGGTAACCCGTCTGGAACAGGCGCTGGATGCGCTGTTCGAATGA
- a CDS encoding PilZ domain-containing protein — protein sequence MSEHHFDRRRFKRIAFDARTELSQGPYRWSVQLVDLSLRGMLIQRPDPWLGDESQPFEADIHLSDDAEVRMDVRLAHDDQGQLGFVCLHIDLESIEHLRRLIELNLADPQELERELGALLEV from the coding sequence ATGAGCGAACACCATTTTGATCGTCGCCGTTTCAAACGCATCGCCTTCGATGCCCGCACCGAACTGAGCCAGGGCCCTTATCGCTGGTCCGTGCAGTTGGTCGATCTCTCGCTCAGGGGCATGCTGATCCAGCGTCCCGATCCCTGGCTGGGAGACGAAAGCCAGCCGTTCGAAGCCGATATCCATTTGAGCGATGACGCCGAAGTACGCATGGACGTGCGACTGGCGCACGACGATCAGGGCCAGTTGGGCTTTGTTTGCCTGCATATAGACCTGGAATCGATCGAGCATCTGCGCCGGCTGATCGAACTGAACCTCGCCGATCCGCAGGAGCTGGAGCGTGAGCTGGGGGCGCTGCTGGAGGTTTGA
- the yjiA gene encoding GTPase produces MGDFVLLAPIPVTVLSGFLGAGKTTLLRHLLKAEHGLKIAVIENEFSDAGIDTQLLGDEPVQVMTLSNGCVCCTIHTDLTKALFLLLERLDSGEIAFDRLVIECTGLADPAPVTQTFFIDEELRERYILDGIITLVDAKHAEHHLTQTIAQAQIGFADRLLVSKRDLVDEQTFNALSERLTRINRRAPIRVVEHGRIDLAELLDVRGFNLNADLGGGVSLSPVSKAPSIDRISSLVLRTDAPLDIDRLSEFMNELLEEHGKQLLRYKGVLNIAGEPRRLVFQGVLKLYGFDWDTEWAEGETRESVIVFIADDLPEEKIRAGFARMAAQ; encoded by the coding sequence ATGGGAGATTTCGTTTTGTTAGCCCCAATCCCCGTCACCGTTCTCAGCGGTTTCCTCGGCGCCGGCAAGACCACTTTGCTGCGCCATCTGCTCAAGGCCGAGCACGGCCTGAAAATCGCCGTGATCGAAAACGAATTCAGCGATGCGGGCATCGACACCCAGTTACTGGGCGACGAGCCGGTGCAAGTGATGACGCTGTCCAACGGCTGCGTCTGCTGCACCATCCATACCGACCTGACCAAGGCGCTGTTCTTGCTGCTCGAGCGGCTGGACAGCGGCGAGATCGCCTTCGACCGGCTGGTGATCGAATGCACCGGGCTGGCCGACCCCGCGCCCGTGACCCAGACGTTCTTCATCGATGAGGAACTGCGCGAGCGTTACATCCTCGACGGCATCATCACCCTGGTGGACGCCAAGCATGCCGAGCACCACCTGACCCAGACCATCGCCCAGGCCCAGATCGGCTTCGCCGACCGCCTACTGGTGAGCAAGCGCGACCTGGTGGACGAGCAGACTTTCAATGCGCTGAGCGAGCGCCTGACCCGGATCAACCGCCGTGCGCCGATCCGTGTGGTCGAGCATGGCCGCATCGATCTGGCCGAGCTGCTGGATGTGCGTGGCTTTAACCTGAATGCCGACCTGGGTGGCGGTGTCAGCCTGAGCCCGGTGAGCAAGGCGCCCTCCATCGATCGTATTTCCAGCCTGGTGCTGCGCACCGACGCGCCGCTGGATATCGACCGGCTCAGCGAGTTCATGAACGAGTTGCTGGAAGAACACGGCAAGCAGCTGCTGCGCTACAAGGGCGTGTTGAACATTGCCGGTGAGCCACGGCGGCTGGTGTTCCAGGGCGTGCTCAAGCTGTACGGTTTCGACTGGGATACCGAATGGGCCGAAGGCGAGACACGGGAGAGCGTGATTGTGTTCATTGCCGACGATCTGCCGGAAGAGAAGATCCGTGCCGGGTTCGCCCGGATGGCGGCGCAGTAG